The Devosia sp. SD17-2 genome includes a region encoding these proteins:
- the asnB gene encoding asparagine synthase (glutamine-hydrolyzing) → MCGVAGYCGTELAPEQGQALLRAMTDTIAHRGPDASGVWAAPGIGLGHRRLSIVGIAYGQQPMALEGPELMLAYNGEIFNFVELRQELEANGHVFRTGSDTEVLLHLYAEHGVECLAKLNGDFAFALWDGKRRRLFLARDRVGVRPLFYARRREGIFFASEIKALLAVPGIEAEIDPVALDEIFTLWAPLAPLTGFQGILELPPGHFMVIEDGQTRIQRYWDFDFPDRADGYDTRSEDALADEVLALLDDATRIRMRADVPVGAYLSGGLDSAITAALALRHTEQKLSTFSVGFESAEHDETQFQAIMAAALGTDHRAISCSNGDIAAAFPAVIAHTERPIVRTAPAPLYRLSSLVRDNGIKVVLTGEGADEVFAGYDIFKEDKVRRFAAGQPGSARRPLLFKRLYPYLPGLQNQSADYLTAFFGVTPDLLTDPLASHRPRYRSTAAAKIFFSADLRQSLGDYDAAAALAETLPSRFAHWHPQHQAQYLESRFLLPGYILSSQGDRMAMAHGIEGRFPFLDHRVMALAAKLPPKLTLKGLVEKHILRRATRHLLPEAINNRTKQPYRAPDSQAFATADAPDYVRELLSPQAIEDTGLFNPKAVAKLVAKAGTSGVEGFRDNTAYVGILSTQIWHREFTRWPNAATQAAE, encoded by the coding sequence ATGTGTGGGGTTGCTGGATATTGCGGCACTGAACTTGCCCCTGAGCAGGGGCAAGCGCTTTTGCGCGCCATGACCGATACCATTGCCCATCGCGGGCCGGACGCCAGTGGTGTCTGGGCGGCGCCGGGCATTGGCCTGGGGCATCGGCGCCTGTCGATCGTCGGCATTGCCTACGGACAGCAACCCATGGCGCTCGAAGGTCCGGAGCTGATGCTCGCCTATAATGGCGAGATTTTCAATTTCGTCGAACTGCGCCAGGAGCTCGAGGCCAATGGCCATGTGTTCCGCACCGGCAGCGACACCGAAGTTCTGTTGCACCTTTACGCCGAGCATGGCGTGGAGTGTCTTGCAAAGCTCAATGGCGACTTCGCTTTTGCGCTGTGGGACGGCAAGCGCCGCCGCCTGTTCCTCGCCCGCGACCGTGTCGGCGTGCGGCCGCTGTTTTATGCGCGGCGGCGCGAGGGCATCTTTTTTGCGTCCGAGATCAAGGCGTTGCTGGCGGTTCCCGGCATCGAGGCCGAGATCGACCCGGTGGCGCTCGACGAGATCTTTACGCTCTGGGCGCCTTTGGCGCCGCTCACCGGCTTTCAGGGCATTCTGGAACTGCCGCCCGGCCATTTCATGGTGATCGAAGACGGGCAGACCCGTATCCAGCGCTATTGGGATTTCGACTTCCCCGATCGCGCGGATGGGTATGACACACGTTCCGAGGACGCGCTGGCCGATGAGGTCCTGGCGCTGCTCGATGACGCTACCCGTATTCGCATGCGGGCCGACGTGCCGGTGGGGGCCTATCTCTCCGGCGGCCTCGACTCTGCCATCACTGCCGCTCTGGCTTTGCGGCACACGGAGCAGAAGCTCTCCACCTTTTCGGTGGGCTTTGAGAGCGCCGAGCATGACGAGACCCAATTCCAGGCGATCATGGCTGCGGCTCTGGGCACGGACCACCGCGCCATTTCCTGCAGCAATGGGGATATTGCGGCGGCCTTTCCTGCCGTCATCGCCCATACCGAGCGACCCATCGTGCGCACCGCGCCCGCGCCGCTCTATCGCCTTTCAAGCCTTGTGCGGGACAACGGCATCAAGGTGGTGCTGACCGGGGAGGGCGCCGACGAGGTTTTTGCCGGCTACGACATTTTCAAGGAAGACAAGGTCCGTCGCTTTGCGGCGGGGCAGCCCGGTTCGGCGCGCCGACCGCTGCTGTTCAAGCGGCTCTATCCCTATCTTCCGGGGCTCCAGAACCAGTCGGCTGATTATCTGACAGCCTTTTTCGGGGTGACGCCGGATCTCCTCACCGATCCTCTTGCCTCCCATCGTCCGCGCTATCGTTCGACGGCGGCGGCAAAGATTTTCTTCTCGGCGGATCTGCGCCAATCCCTGGGCGATTACGATGCGGCGGCCGCGCTGGCGGAAACTCTTCCCAGCCGCTTCGCCCACTGGCATCCCCAGCATCAGGCGCAATATCTTGAAAGCCGGTTCCTGCTTCCAGGCTATATTCTCTCCTCGCAGGGCGACCGGATGGCCATGGCCCACGGCATCGAGGGGCGCTTTCCCTTCCTTGACCACCGGGTGATGGCGCTGGCGGCAAAACTGCCGCCAAAACTGACGCTCAAGGGGCTGGTCGAAAAGCACATCCTGCGGCGGGCAACGCGGCACCTGTTGCCCGAGGCGATCAACAATCGCACCAAGCAACCCTATCGCGCGCCTGACAGCCAGGCCTTTGCGACGGCCGATGCGCCGGACTATGTGCGCGAGCTTCTCTCGCCTCAAGCCATAGAGGACACCGGGCTCTTCAACCCCAAGGCCGTGGCCAAGCTCGTCGCCAAGGCCGGCACCAGTGGGGTCGAGGGCTTTCGGGACAACACCGCCTATGTCGGTATTCTTTCTACCCAGATCTGGCACCGGGAATTCACCCGGTGGCCGAATGCTGCCACCCAGGCAGCAGAGTGA
- a CDS encoding acyl carrier protein: MTDIKANIRDFIVENFLFGDTSQPIEDTTSLIDNGYVDSTGVLELVFHIEQSFGIKVADSEIIPANLDSVGAIAAYIEKKQQSAAA, translated from the coding sequence ATGACTGATATCAAGGCCAATATCCGTGACTTCATCGTCGAGAACTTCCTCTTCGGCGATACCAGCCAGCCGATCGAGGACACCACCTCGCTGATCGACAATGGTTATGTGGATTCCACTGGCGTGCTCGAGCTGGTGTTCCACATCGAGCAGAGTTTTGGGATCAAGGTCGCCGACAGCGAGATCATCCCGGCCAATCTCGACAGCGTCGGCGCCATCGCCGCCTATATCGAGAAAAAGCAGCAGAGCGCTGCCGCCTGA